One region of Quercus lobata isolate SW786 chromosome 2, ValleyOak3.0 Primary Assembly, whole genome shotgun sequence genomic DNA includes:
- the LOC115968305 gene encoding uncharacterized protein LOC115968305 has translation MSVARLPVEVDDRESKRAKGMASPILRFSDEDKVGTIQPHDDALVITLRIRGYNVKRVLVDQGSAVEVMYPDLYKGLKLRPEDLTAYDSPLVSFEGKIVISKGPIRLPIQTGSDIVEVDFIMVDTYSPYTAIVARLWLHALGAVSSILHQRVKYPSEGQVKEVIGDQAMARQCMVSAISRRPSIEPSTSTENGL, from the coding sequence ATGTCAGTGGCCCGACTCCCCGTTGAAGTTGACGACCGTGAGTCTAAGAGGGCTAAAGGGATGGCCTCGCCCATACTCagattctcggatgaggataaagTTGGAACCATCCAGCCCCACGACGATGCTCTAGTTATCACACTCAGGATTAGGGGATATAACGTGAAGAGGGTGCTAGTTGATCAGGGCAGTGCCGTAGAGGTAATGTACCCCGacttgtacaaggggctgaaaCTGAGACCAGAAGACCTGACAGCATACGACTCCCCTTTAGTAAGTTTCGAAGGGAAAATTGTTATTTCGAAAGGCCCGATTAGGTTGCCTATACAAACAGGCTCAGACATAGTGGAAGTGGACTTTATAATGGTGGACACATATTCGCCCTACACCGCCATTGTAGCCAGACTGTGGCTTCATGCCCTAGGAGCTGTATCCTCAATCTTACACCAAAGGGTGAAGTACCCGTCGGAGGGTCAGGTCAAAGAAGTGATAGGGGACCAAGCCATGGCccggcaatgcatggtgtccgCCATCTCGCGACGACCGAGTATCGAGCCCTCTACTTCTACCGAGAatggcttatag